atctcgatcccataattatcctcacaatcagaccctcggcctcactcagtcatcaatctctccagtctctcgggctcacaatggcaggaaactagcccaaaaatgatgatatgatgtgtcaatatgtagcaacagagactaagatatgatataaaatgaatgaacatgattgagtatgaaattgtaatgtaaacaaataactcaacaacagtaacgacctcaatgggtcccaatagaataagcatgtagcctagacatgtttctaacatgaatcacagctcgataactctagtacatagagatttcatgattaaagATAagttcatgtaactacacagtaccacaggaataacaGAGTCACAGTTCatacggtgcacgtccacacacccgtcacttagcatgtgcgtcacctcaacaccaaacacataacacgtataatcagagccataccctcagctccaagattagaagagttacttagcTCGAACAAGGCGAATCCAATGTCAAGCAAGCTAAACACTGCTCCATAAatttcattctgcgcgtatcaacttctgaacggctcgaatttagcatcaataaatttgattcagtccacacaattataggaattaattccatatcaaaatactaatattttcccactaaatccgaaattacactgcaaaaatcgcctgtggggctcacgtctcggaattcgacaaaactcacaaaatctgacaacccatccaattacaagttcaaccatactaatttcacccaaatccgactccgaatcaatgttcaaatcttggaaattcattttatgaaattgtaaaaatattcctccgatttctcttgaaaaatcaataatctaacactgaaaatgaagattaattcatggaatataatcacaagggagtcaagaacacttaccccaagttgtgtgcaaaatttcctctccaaaatcgcccaaaccgagctccaaaatctgaaaatggctaaaaatagcgAAACCCTGAACTTAAAGGTTCTGCCCAgcgtcttccgcatctgcggtcgaatagccgcatctgcgacctccgcttctgcgcaagaaggtcgcatctgcgactgtggtcgcttctgcgacgtgcAAACTGCATCTGCTGTTGCGCTTCTGCGTGCgcatgtccgcatctgcggcctctgTCCAAAGCCTCCctggccgcttctgtggctcctttgtcgcttctgcgaccatcgcacctgcgcaaaccagccgcaggtgcggtcacaccagaaccagcagcaaccatcaataacaacatgaagaaaaaaaaaaggtctgaaatcaatctgaaacacgcccgagaccctcaggaccccgtctgaacataccaacagtcccataacataatacgaacttagtcgaacctcttaatcacatcaaacaacgctaaaaccatgaatcataccccaattcaagcttaatgaaactaaaaaaatttaacttctatattcgatgccggaacttatcaaatcaagtccgattgacctcaaattttgcatacaagtcataaatgacataatggacgtattccaacttccagaatcggattccccggtatcaaaaagtcaactccccggtcaaacttccaaacttacatttttatttttagccaattcaagcctaatttaactacagacttctaaataatttttcgggcacgctcctaagtccaaaatcaccatacaaagctattggaatcatcaaaactctattctattgtcgtttacacatagtcaacatccggtcaactatttcaacttaagttttaaatcttggaactaagtgttccaattcaatcTGAAACCTCTCGGACGAGTcacaaaattataattgaacaccggataagtagtaaatggggaaacatggctgtaatactcaaaacgaccggtctggtcgttacaaGAATATTCTCATATATGGTCGGATTTTTATTCGTCTTCATTTTTGattttaatacaatgtatacaataTTTTGCTTGGCTGGAAGACGCCATTTCCGGTGAACTTTCTTCTCTCCTTTGCTCTTGAGTCACATATAATGATACACATATATTGTATTCTATACAAACACACTCAAATTTGAGTGTATTCTATATTTCTCAATGCAAATAcaatttattttttgtattttcgcATGTAGTTTATGCATTCCGAATGTTATTTTTTGTGGCAGATTTCTATATTTTTTGAATTAttgttgtttgaatacaactGAATTAAATACAGTGAATTGAGTACAGTGTAAAAGCAGCTACGAATGAATACAGTGAATTGAATACAGCCGAATATCactatttttgtgattttttgttgtttgaatataGTCGAATTGAATACTGCGAAATTGAATATAATGTAAAATAGTTAAACATGAATATAGCCGAATTGAATACAGTATATACAATCGAATTGAGCGGTATACACCCTATTtcttgattttttgttgtttgaatacaactGGATTCAATACAGTGAAATTGATATAGAACGAATATATACGAATTAAATATAGTGTATACAACCGAATTGAATACATCGACATACATCCCATTACAAGCAATTAGTAGCTATGGAGTATAATTAGCCAAATTATAGCTATGCCCGGCAATAAGCCTCTAAAcaatagtcatttatgaaagttcccCTATTTTTGTCCTAGTGCACTTTCTCTTTGGGCCGCGGGTCAGACTTGTAATGAAAGTTTAAGCCCATTCATCCCATGAAGTTAACAAGACAGCCATTTCATTAGCTTTTTGGGTTTGCGTTAGCATTTAAACCTCCTTTTATTTCCTTTCAAGTTTCGTTAGCAACTTCCCTCAAGAAAATTTCCATGTACACGCAATGCATGAGAAAGATAACCAAGAAAATGCAAAGTTTTTACAAACATGAACATTGATGCTATACTATGTTCTGCAAGTTTCAACAATAACCCCATAATGGTTACTTAAAACATTCAAAGCAAAAGATAATTCTTTCTTCACAATAGGTGATTCCTATAGGTTGCTTCAGCTGTGTTAAATGATTCCAAGAATTATACTAGTAAAAactttttcttctttatatagTCTTTAACTGTGTTAGCTTTCTTCAGACAACATTCTCATCCCCCTTCACGACAAAAACAACCTTTTTGAGGTTCCTTGTCTTTATCCTAAACTTTCTTAAGTTTGCAGGCTTCTGCTTAGTTTTGTTTTTTATCTCATTTCACATGCTTTTTTTAGGTTAAAAATGGGACCACGTTTGCTGCATGGGACTCTTCATGCTACCATATATGAAGTTGATAAGATAAGGGGTGGCTGTGGTGATTGTTGTGGCCCGGTAATCTTTTCACAATCTAACTTATTCTTGTCTTCGTTTATATCAGGAACAGCTTTATGATTATAAGTTCTGTGTATGCATTTTCTGCTCTATAATATCATTGCAGTTTTGTTCTGCGTATCCATATAATAACATCACAATCATTCTAAATTCACTTGACTCTATAGGATCAGATAATATGCAATGCAAAAAAAGAGGGAAAGAAaactaaaaaaagaagaaaaatttgacAAGTTAATTTGTGTGCATATATTGTTCACATGATTAAGCGGCATATTTGTAGTAAAACTAGGAAATGATGGTTCATTGTCAATGAACTCATTCAATATGTTATTGTCGCTTCCAGTTTTACGAAGGAGGTTCAAAGTATGAAGAAGTAAACTCGCAAATATTACAGGATGATAAATGGGGCAGGTAGCGAAGGGAAAGACTAACCTTAACCTGCCTAAATCTTAACTCGCCTTGGCATGCCCCGTTTACTTGTCCCATCGAGCCCTTTTTAAAatttcttgtattttttttttctttcactttGCAGTGTTCTAATTCGTCTTaaactttttgtttttttttccctTCCAAATTAGTGCCCCCAATCAATCAtatattttctttgaaaatagcCAACAATGGGATACAAAGGATTTTAAATGTTGATGGAATCCATATCTTAGTTTGGGATGTACGCCTCCCAATTACAGGACCTAAAGAAGGGCTTAATTACAGTTGCACTCTTAGGTGAGGGTAGGGCTTTCAATATAGCAAATAGGAATGCCACACTCACGGGAGCCATATTGGGATTTGTGGATTATCTCATATATATTTGCAGTGAATAACGTTTTGTATATATAGAAGGGCTATATGCCTAGAATTTATTCCATACTATAGTTGCCCATGGAGCAGAAGCAATGATCACTTAGCTAGGGGTTATTAATTGATACTAATATATATGCTAGTCGAACTAATAATTCTTATAGCTCTCTAGCTGTGGCTTAAATGGTATATCAGCAACTGCCTAGCACTAATAGAAATTACTAGTAATACCTAAAACCAATGAACTGTGAAGCCTAGTGAGTGCTAATTAAGGCTGAGACTGCATGAACTCATTAGTTTGGCCGGAGCTTAATTCAAATGAATGCTCAATATTCAATATACTATTTACATGTAAGTTGCTGATTTCTGATACTTGATCTTTGATCCGCTTTATAGCCTCTAACGTCTTTCTGATCTTCATATTGTTATCGTAGACTGCATCTCCCCAGAAAGTATCAAGAAGATTTCTAAACAATGTCAAGAAATTGTTCTTTTGTGCGCCAGAGGTACTACGTCTATGCAACCAGCATTTTGTTTGCACTTGTATTGATTTGTGACCTTCAATTCTGTCCATTACTTGCTTTAAGCTTTTCAAAACCTGTATTGATAATATTGCAGATTTCTGGTACAAAATTCTATGCAACCATAGATTTGGATAAGGCAAGAGTTGGGCGGACCAGAATATTTGGAAATGACCCTTCCAACCCGCGGTGGTATGAAACATTTCGTATTTACTGTGCACATGAGATTTCAAACATCATCTTTACAATAAAAGATGAGAATCCTATAAGTGCAACACTAATTGGAAGAGCTTATCTTCCTGTTGAGGAAGTCTTGAATAGATATGTTGTCGATAGATGGGTACCAATATTAGATGAGGACGGCTATCCAATAAGTGGTCGTTCAAAAATCCATGTAAGGTTGCAGTTCTTTAACGTTAAACAAGACAGTAATTGGTCTAGAGGAATTAGTTCCGCGGCATTTGGAGGAGTCCCTTATACCTTCTTTAAAGAGAGACAAGGTTGTCAAGTTACACTTTACCCTGATGCAGACATCTCAGATGATGATATCACAAATTATCTCAAGTCTCAAGGACTTTTGGAACCTCAGAGATGTTGGGAAGACATTTTTGATGCAATCAACAATGCAAAGCACTTAATTTATATTGCTGGTTGGTCTGTATATACTAAAATCACCTTGATAAGAAACCCAAAGAGGCCAAAGATAGGCGGAGACCTTACTCTTGGCGAGCTCCTTAAAAAGAAGGCAAGTGAGGGTGTTAATGTTCTCTTGTTAATTTGGGATGATAGAACTTCAGTTGAGGTACTAAAAAGAGATGGACTAATGtcaacccatgatcaagaaactGCAGAGTATTTTAAGAACACAGATGTACACTGTTGTTTGTGTCCGCGCAACCCTGATAGTGGAAAGACTATAACTCAGGGGTTTCAGGTTGGTACAATGTTTACTCACCATCAAAAGACTATTGTCGTAGACAGCGAAATTCCAGGAGGGCTGTCACAGAAAAGAATGATAATTAGTTTTCTTGGTGGTATTGATCTTTGCGATGGGAGATATGACACTCGCGAACACTCCTTATTCAGGACATTGGATACAGTACACAAACAAGATTTCCATCAGCCCAATTTTCCAGGCTCTTCAATTGTGAAAGGTGGTCCTAGAGAGCCCTGGCATGATATTCATTGCCGGCTAGAAGGACCTGTTGCCTGGGATGCCTTGTACAATTTTGAGCAAAGGTGGCGAAAACAGATTGGAAACAGATTTATCTATTCTATGATTGAGCTTGATAAATTTATTATTCGTCCAACAGAAGTTACAGCATCAAAGGATAGAGAAACGTGGAACGTTCAGATATTTCGATCCATTGATGGTGGTGCTGTTGTTGACTTCCCTGGAAAACCAGAAGAAGCTGCTGAGGTAGGCCTTGTTACTGGCAAGAATAATGTCATTGATCAAAGCATTCATGATGCATATATTAGTGCCATTCGTCGAGCTAAAAATTTCATTTACATTGAAAACCAATACTTTGTTGGAAGCTGCTATGGTTGGAAACCATCAGAAGATATCAAGCTCGAGGACATCGGAGCTTTGCATCTTATCCCAAAGGAGCTATCACTTAAGATTGTGAGCAAGATTCAAGCGGGAGAGAGATTTACAGTTTACGTTGTTATTCCAATGTGGCCAGAAGGTATACCTGAGAGTGATTCAGTTCAGGCAATTTTAGATTGGCAAAGAAGGACAATGGAAATGATGTACACAGACATATGTAATGCCCTTAAGGCTAAGGGAATTATTAATGCTGATCCTAGAGATTACTTGACATTTTTCTGCCTTGGCAACCGTGAAGTCGAAAAGCCTGGAGAATATAAACCTTCAGAGAAACCAGATCCTGATACTGATTATGCAAGAGCTCAAGAGTTTAGGCGCTTTATGATCTATGTTCATTCAAAAATGATGATTGGTAAGTCAATAATTTACTGCCATTTTCAGCTTTATGATCTAGTAGAATTTGATCAAACTAATGCTTGTTCCTTTCCCTTCTTTCTTGAAGTTGATGATGAATACATCATAATTGGCTCCGCGAACATAAATCAACGGTCAATGGATGGTGCAAGAGATTCTGAGATTGCTATAGGCGGCTACCAACCATATCATCTTGCAGCTAATCAACTACCTAGAGGAAAAATATATGGTTTTCGAATGGCATTATGGTGTGAGCATCTCAACTATGCAGATGACTCGTTTGTCGATCCAACGAGTCTAGAATGTGTTAGGAAAGTAAATGGAATGGCTGATGAGAGTTGGAGGATATATTCCAGTGATACATTTGATTTTGATCTTCCAGGGCACCTTCTTCGCTATCCTGTAAATATTTCAAACACTGGACAGATTACAGCAATTCCTGGATTTAAGTTCTTCCCAGACACAAAAGCTTCTGTTCTTGGCACCAAATCTCAATTACTCCCACCTATCCTCACTACATGATGTATGTACACTTCTAGAATGGTACAAACCAAGAACATGTAATAGCTGTAAATGTGACACTTTGGAATTATTTTTTGAGTTATAACCATTTACCAAAATTCATTTATACTCGGGTTAATAAGGGCAGCTTGGCGCACAAAGCATCCCGCACctcaaggggtgtgatgtaggcagcctaccctAACGCAAGTGTTAGTGGTTGAttccacggcttgaacctgtGACCTATAACACCGAAATAACTTTTTCGTTGCTCCAAAGCTCCCCTTCTTATTAATACTCAGGTTATGAAGTGGTTTATAGTTGGATGATGTTAGCAGCATATTTTAGCAAACATATATGCCTTTACTAGTTTGGTTCCCTTATTGCATTCAGGTCCTCTTGTTTCTAGGCTACCCTTCAGAAGAATAGAATCACATGTTTGGTCGAGTCCTCGGAATGGAAAAACTTTTCTCCTTTTGTGGGCCTTATGAATCACATTAGTCGGGCCAGTAAGTTTGCGAGACCGGATTattaaataaagaaacaaaaaagaatcACATGTTTGGTTCAAAGCTAGTGGGGACCAGAATTTAGGAGGATAGATGTGATAGATTATTGTCTTACAATGAGCTTATACCGAATTCATGAACCAAATATAATACTATGAATATGGAATGATAAATTGTAGTATTATGATCTGTTATTGGCTATTTATGAGTTTGAAACTTCTTGCCTCATTCAGAACAGCATTTGGTCAATGGGGAAATGGCTTCATACAAtttgttcctttttcttttgcttgAAATTATTGTCCTGGTAAAAAGAATCTCAGTGGACAAAGGCCTTATTACTTTAATTTCTAAATGCggctatttttcttatttaacaTCTTACCATTACTCTAGTATGTAAGTGAGTTCCATTAAAAGGATTATTGAGTGCATGAATGAGGTAATGCAATAATACATTATTGTCGAGTTATACAAGAAAAAACGAAATTAAAAAGGGAAAACTTTCAAGGATTCTAAATTCTAATTTATTTTGTTTCATTATCTCCGATCAGAAGATGTTAAAGTTATCATCAACTAGATATTCCTACTATTAATAAAGGACAGTTGAGGAGTTCCATTTACCAATCAACAAGTGATATTTATGGTAGTTTGTGATAGAGAAAATTATCTTTCTCTTGAATCCAGGACTTCATAATCAAGAAGAATCAAACAATTTTGCTTTCCTTTCTCGTTTTCCACCAAAATCAAGGTAagaaaactaaattatttcctcTCACTTTCTCTACTATTTATCCTCTTTTCCTAGTGGTCACTATTTCCTTCATTTTCCTAGTGGCCAAGCATAAAGAAATGGTAAAATAAATGGTGCATTTTAATTGGATAAAAGTAGATAAAAGAATAGCACAATCAAAAGGTACCAAATTTCAAAAGTGCCAACTTGGAGAAATTTCTCACTCCACATTTCTAGAGGGCAAATTTGTCTTTGCATTCAACAAGAATACTCAAAAGGGCCCACAACCCATACATTTACCCACCTCCATTAGCACCAGTCCAGCAAGGCTGCACAGCCCCCCCTTATTTTCTTCACCATTTTCCCATCTCCATTCTTGACTTTCTTATACAAATCCACAGAACATATTGATAAAACCAAAATATTAATAAGAACAAAACACAACTCCCaggaaattttcttttttttcttcttctttttgtttaCTGCTTAATTCCATAATAGCAAAGAAGGAGAAAAAGGCTAAGAAATTGTAAGTAACTCAACCACAAAAAATTTATACATTTTTACACCCaaatctcttcttttttttttcctatgTAAAGTGATAGAAAAAAATGGAAAGTTTGaatcttttttagttaaaactGCAGGTAAGAGATGAATTTTGTGTCAGTATTGGAGGTCCAGAAGTTGAAATCGATGCTTTGACGAATACCCATTTGTTTATTTCACAGTGTAAATGCAACTTTGTAGATCAGTAGCCTCCTGGATTTCACGTTTCTTCGCTTGCATGGGGTCAGTCATTtgattttaattttcttttcataTAAAACATTCCGCTGTCCGCTTTTTATTTTCCCCTTTTGGGGTTGGTGGTTTTGtatttcacacacacacacacacacacacacacacactcataTACACTCCCCTCAAGGGTTGGTTGAGTGGTTGAGGTTAAGATAAAAACGTGGAGATCCCGGTCCCCATTTGTGCTTGTGACCTGTAGCTGGTTGCCTGGTAGATTAGTTGAGGTATAAGCACTGGGATTACCTTTTTATGtactctctccgtcccaatttatgtgatggtATTTGACTGAGTGCAGAATTTAAAGAAAAACTTTTGAAATCAGTGGTCTAAAACATCCCATATATATTTCTTTGGCTATAAATcgtctcattaagggtaaaataaaaaatttaaagctaAAACTATTTCCAAATATAGAAATGTATCTTTCTTTTTGGAACAGAATAAAAAGGAATTagtgtcacataaattgggacggacGGAGGGAGTGATACACACAAAATTAATAACACAAGGAATGAAAAGTTACAAAGTTTGATAATAGGAGTAATACTTTTTAGAATGCTTTTCTTGGTTTAGTGGACAATGATTGGCTTTTATTTGGTGGTTTGGAATCTGAGGTACTTGCTTACAGGCTAAGCAAGCAATAATAGTGAATAGAAAGGAAGATGAGCTGGTGCTTCTTTTTctgtttctttttgtttttttttcccaTGCTTTTGCTTGTTATGTTGAGGGAGTTTGTTGCTAGAATGTTATATTCTATACGTAATTGTTTTGCTAGCTACTGTATCAAATGCTTTGCTTCTAGCCATGTATAATATATGTTGTTTAAAGATCGAAATTGAGTCATGTTTTAGAAGTATGCCTTTGTGTTCTGTTTTGGGGGTTTTTGGAGAATATCTTCGAGCCGTCATTAGTACGATGATGGAAAAGTTGAAGGAGATATGGAGTACACTTTTTAATGTAAGAGTTTATTTCTGAACTATGTCTCAAATTTGGTGTACAGTAGATTGAGGATTCCCTTTCCATTTCTGGAAAGTTTTGATGCCATTTTCCTTTGTGCTATAAGCTTCTAGTTATCTTCTTCACTGTAATGATAACTAAGATTAGTTAAGCACCCAAAGGCTGAAAAAGAATTGCGTAAGCTCACTGATCATCTTGAACAATTTGTTCTCAAAGAAAGTTCCGTTTGTGGGCTATACTGCTATACAACAAGATGAGTCAAATACGAGTCTAGGAATTTGCTTAAGTAGTAATCCGAGCTACACTATTTCATGACAAAAACTTATCTTTTGCATTGCATTCAGTGGActaaatttaaatttttgaacccttTCCTGTTGGAGTTTTGAAGATAACTTTAGGTCGATTATTTCCTATTGTTGTAAGTTTTGATTCAAATAATGACGATATGAGCACTTCTGGCAGCATATTATTGCTTTATTTTCTACTTTGGGTATTGGAGAAGGGGGTTAGTTCCTCTAGCAGACCTCTTAAATCTTAATCTTTCAATGAAGAAATTCCTGTTAGTTAGAATGGGTTTAAAGTCTATCTTGGTAGTATTGGAAGTGGAACCACAGCAGATGACCTGATCCATTCCTGAACAATGCAATCAGAAATACTTAGTAACTTAGTCATTATCAAAGCATCGGTGAATGGGAAATAAAATTGATGTAATGATTTATGTGAAGGACATGAAAGATTTGTATAAAATATGAACTTGTGTCAAATTAGATGTTTTTGTATTGTATTGCCAAGTGAAACTTGGAAGGTTGGTGAGAATAGAACAAGCACAACCATCTCAATCCCAAACTAATAGCTATGTATATCCTCTATATCATGTTGCTTCAGTCGGCCCAGTGCGTTCCGGTATGCTTTGTTATGACATTTTGTTGTATGTTTGGTGTATTCCTAACGTGGAAATGTAGTCATATTTTGTATATGTCTAAACGACATGGTAGGGTACAGTACACCCTAGACCCTGGGAAGCTAGCTGAGTTGAGTGGACGTCAGATTATTGTAACATAAATGGCCGATAAGATCTCCAAGTTCCTCTTGAGGCCCGTTTTCAGCTCTTATTTATCAAAGATGTCTTCCGGGCAATGTAGGAAAACCACTTTATTGGGGTCTCTGGTCTCCCATTCAACAATGCTAAGAGGAATAATGTCATCATTGGCTCTTTAATTCCAAGAAGGGGAGAAGAAGGGTAAAGGATGGAGAAACCAAAAGTTTACTCTTCTTGGGTGGAGTACTGGTGATTTGCTACCTCTACTATGaccataaaagacata
The DNA window shown above is from Nicotiana tomentosiformis chromosome 8, ASM39032v3, whole genome shotgun sequence and carries:
- the LOC104107587 gene encoding phospholipase D alpha 1-like: MGPRLLHGTLHATIYEVDKIRGGCGDCCGPTASPQKVSRRFLNNVKKLFFCAPEISGTKFYATIDLDKARVGRTRIFGNDPSNPRWYETFRIYCAHEISNIIFTIKDENPISATLIGRAYLPVEEVLNRYVVDRWVPILDEDGYPISGRSKIHVRLQFFNVKQDSNWSRGISSAAFGGVPYTFFKERQGCQVTLYPDADISDDDITNYLKSQGLLEPQRCWEDIFDAINNAKHLIYIAGWSVYTKITLIRNPKRPKIGGDLTLGELLKKKASEGVNVLLLIWDDRTSVEVLKRDGLMSTHDQETAEYFKNTDVHCCLCPRNPDSGKTITQGFQVGTMFTHHQKTIVVDSEIPGGLSQKRMIISFLGGIDLCDGRYDTREHSLFRTLDTVHKQDFHQPNFPGSSIVKGGPREPWHDIHCRLEGPVAWDALYNFEQRWRKQIGNRFIYSMIELDKFIIRPTEVTASKDRETWNVQIFRSIDGGAVVDFPGKPEEAAEVGLVTGKNNVIDQSIHDAYISAIRRAKNFIYIENQYFVGSCYGWKPSEDIKLEDIGALHLIPKELSLKIVSKIQAGERFTVYVVIPMWPEGIPESDSVQAILDWQRRTMEMMYTDICNALKAKGIINADPRDYLTFFCLGNREVEKPGEYKPSEKPDPDTDYARAQEFRRFMIYVHSKMMIVDDEYIIIGSANINQRSMDGARDSEIAIGGYQPYHLAANQLPRGKIYGFRMALWCEHLNYADDSFVDPTSLECVRKVNGMADESWRIYSSDTFDFDLPGHLLRYPVNISNTGQITAIPGFKFFPDTKASVLGTKSQLLPPILTT